In one Massilia endophytica genomic region, the following are encoded:
- a CDS encoding DMT family transporter — protein MNSRLSLRTAFLLTLPPVLWAGNAIVGRMVHDMVPPILLNFLRWALAFLILLPLAGPVFRSGSGVWTHWRRFAVLGLLGIGLYNALQYMALQSSTPINVTLVAAGMPVWMMLTGWLFFGAAVSRRQVLGAVLSIAGVLVVLARGELEHLLALRLVAGDIFMIFATIAWSLYSWLLMRTTEPAGLRADWAGFLLAQVAFGVVWSGAFAAGEWTLGAARVDWNWTLAAALLYVAVGPAVIAFRCWGEGVRRAGPAIAAFFSNLTPLFAALMSSLILGEAPHLYHAVAFLLIVGGIVVSSRRA, from the coding sequence ATGAATTCACGCCTGAGCCTCCGCACCGCATTCCTGCTGACCCTGCCGCCCGTCCTGTGGGCGGGCAATGCCATCGTGGGCCGCATGGTGCACGACATGGTGCCGCCCATCCTGCTCAATTTCCTGCGCTGGGCGCTCGCATTCCTTATCCTCCTGCCGCTCGCGGGCCCCGTGTTCCGCTCCGGTTCCGGCGTGTGGACGCACTGGCGCCGCTTCGCGGTGCTCGGCCTGCTCGGCATCGGCCTGTATAACGCCCTCCAGTATATGGCGCTGCAAAGCTCCACTCCCATCAACGTCACCCTCGTTGCGGCGGGCATGCCGGTGTGGATGATGCTGACCGGCTGGCTCTTCTTCGGCGCCGCCGTGTCGCGCCGCCAGGTGCTGGGCGCGGTGCTGTCCATTGCGGGCGTGCTGGTGGTGCTGGCGCGCGGCGAACTGGAACACCTGCTGGCGCTGCGGCTGGTGGCCGGCGATATCTTCATGATTTTCGCCACCATCGCCTGGTCCCTTTACAGCTGGCTGCTGATGCGCACCACGGAACCGGCAGGCCTGCGCGCCGACTGGGCCGGCTTCCTGCTGGCCCAGGTGGCCTTCGGCGTGGTCTGGTCCGGCGCCTTCGCGGCGGGCGAATGGACCTTGGGCGCCGCCAGGGTGGACTGGAACTGGACCCTGGCGGCCGCGCTGCTTTACGTGGCCGTGGGCCCGGCCGTTATCGCCTTCCGCTGCTGGGGCGAGGGCGTGCGCCGGGCGGGTCCGGCGATTGCGGCATTTTTCAGCAATCTCACCCCGCTCTTCGCCGCGCTCATGTCCTCCCTCATCCTGGGCGAGGCGCCGCATCTTTACCACGCGGTGGCTTTCCTGCTGATCGTGGGCGGCATTGTGGTGTCCTCGCGCCGCGCCTAG
- the cheZ gene encoding protein phosphatase CheZ: MVEHHAEAGAVPALANEEFLSRIGHMTRALHENLRGLGLDKLIEKAAEDIPDARDRLDYVARLSENAAQKVLNATDEAGPLQDRISADAKDLKGAWQALLDGPASEEQWRALAQQTMAKLDMAAISAASTKVHLMDIMMAQDFQDLTGQVIKKVTAIAQNLEQQLVQTLIDFAPEQLKKEIDNGLLNGPQIDTTKEGVVADQSQVDDLLDSLGF; the protein is encoded by the coding sequence ATGGTTGAGCATCACGCTGAGGCCGGGGCTGTACCGGCGCTGGCCAACGAGGAGTTCCTGTCGCGCATCGGCCACATGACGCGGGCCTTGCACGAAAACCTGCGTGGCCTGGGGCTGGACAAGCTGATCGAGAAGGCGGCCGAGGATATCCCGGATGCCCGCGACCGGCTCGATTACGTGGCGCGCCTGAGCGAAAACGCGGCGCAGAAGGTGCTGAACGCCACCGACGAGGCAGGCCCCCTGCAGGACCGGATCAGCGCGGACGCCAAGGACCTGAAGGGCGCCTGGCAGGCCTTGCTCGACGGTCCCGCCAGCGAAGAGCAGTGGCGCGCCCTGGCGCAGCAGACGATGGCCAAGCTGGACATGGCCGCCATCTCCGCCGCCAGCACCAAGGTGCACCTGATGGATATCATGATGGCCCAGGACTTCCAGGACCTGACAGGGCAGGTGATCAAGAAGGTCACGGCCATCGCCCAGAACCTGGAGCAGCAGCTGGTGCAGACCCTGATCGACTTCGCACCCGAACAGCTGAAGAAGGAAATCGACAACGGCCTGCTGAACGGCCCGCAGATCGATACCACCAAGGAAGGCGTGGTGGCGGACCAGAGCCAGGTCGACGACCTGCTCGACAGCCTGGGCTTCTAA
- the cheY gene encoding chemotaxis response regulator CheY produces the protein MADPKMKFLVVDDFSTMRRIVRNLLKELGYANVDEAEDGVMALAKLRAEQFDFVVSDWNMPNMDGLTMLQNIRADPALAKLPVLMVTAEAKKENIIAAAQAGANGYVVKPFTAATLDEKLNKIFEKLGA, from the coding sequence ATTTTTGGTGGTGGACGACTTCTCGACGATGCGCCGCATCGTCCGGAATCTGCTGAAGGAACTGGGTTATGCCAATGTGGACGAAGCCGAAGATGGCGTGATGGCGCTGGCCAAGCTGCGCGCCGAGCAGTTCGACTTCGTGGTCTCCGACTGGAACATGCCGAACATGGACGGCCTGACCATGCTGCAAAACATCCGTGCCGATCCCGCCCTGGCCAAGCTGCCGGTGCTGATGGTGACCGCGGAAGCGAAGAAGGAAAACATCATCGCGGCGGCCCAGGCCGGCGCCAACGGCTATGTGGTGAAGCCCTTCACCGCCGCCACCCTGGACGAAAAGCTGAACAAGATCTTCGAGAAGCTCGGAGCCTGA
- a CDS encoding segregation and condensation protein A — MLPQEAADEAPEDHGAGAPLHLDEAALALAAEAAGDAATSGAAESGNGATAEAENAAPARLYGEPLLRLPTDLYIPPDALEVFLEAFEGPLDLLLYLIRKQNFNILDIPMAQVTLQYLKYVEQIRLSNLELAAEYLLMAAMLIEIKSRMLLPQRQHDIEAEAEDPRAELVRRLLEYEQIKLAAYELNSMPQLDRDFVRTQIYIEQSLVPVWPNVNVDDLQAAWRDLMKRATLKQHHKITREELSVREHMTIILRKLQSSRFVEFADLFDTDGGVPVVVVNFVAMLELAKETLIEITQAEPFAPIYVRLAYSPA, encoded by the coding sequence ATGCTGCCACAGGAAGCCGCGGACGAGGCGCCGGAAGACCACGGCGCCGGCGCCCCCTTGCACCTCGACGAGGCCGCGCTGGCCCTTGCCGCTGAAGCGGCAGGCGATGCTGCCACTTCCGGCGCTGCCGAATCTGGCAACGGCGCCACTGCGGAAGCCGAAAACGCTGCGCCGGCCCGCCTGTACGGCGAGCCCCTGCTGCGCCTGCCGACCGACCTGTATATTCCGCCGGACGCGCTGGAAGTTTTCCTCGAAGCCTTCGAAGGCCCGCTCGACCTGCTGCTTTACCTGATCCGCAAGCAGAACTTCAATATCCTCGACATTCCGATGGCGCAGGTGACCCTGCAATACCTGAAGTATGTCGAGCAGATCCGTCTGTCCAACCTGGAGCTGGCCGCCGAGTACCTGCTGATGGCGGCCATGCTTATCGAGATCAAGTCGCGCATGCTGCTGCCGCAGCGCCAGCACGACATCGAAGCCGAAGCGGAAGACCCGCGTGCGGAACTGGTGCGCCGCCTGCTCGAATACGAGCAGATCAAGCTGGCCGCCTACGAGCTGAACTCGATGCCCCAGCTGGACCGCGACTTCGTACGCACCCAGATCTACATCGAGCAAAGCCTGGTGCCCGTGTGGCCCAATGTGAACGTGGACGACCTGCAGGCCGCCTGGCGCGACCTGATGAAGCGCGCCACGCTGAAGCAGCACCACAAGATCACGCGCGAAGAGCTTTCCGTGCGCGAGCACATGACCATCATCCTGCGCAAGCTGCAATCGAGCCGCTTCGTGGAATTCGCCGACCTGTTCGATACGGACGGCGGCGTGCCCGTGGTGGTAGTGAACTTCGTCGCCATGCTGGAGCTGGCGAAGGAAACGCTGATCGAAATTACCCAGGCCGAGCCCTTTGCACCCATCTACGTGCGGCTGGCCTACTCTCCTGCCTAA
- the panC gene encoding pantoate--beta-alanine ligase translates to MKIITSIQELRDQLSGQLRTAFVPTMGNLHEGHLSLMRLARRHGDPVVASIFVNRLQFGPNEDFDKYPRTFQADVEKLEKEGVYVLFAPTEKDMYPEPQEYRVTPPDGLGNTLEGEFRPGFFTGVCTVVTKLFSCVQPRVAVFGKKDYQQLMIVRNMTRQFALPTEIIGAETYRAEDGLALSSRNMYLSTEERAEAPALYRSLNFVAGEMRGGHLDVTQLERKAMDDLAKRGWKPDYISIRKRSDLQAPNAGDLAQGEPLVVLAAAKLGTTRLIDNLEI, encoded by the coding sequence ATGAAAATCATTACCTCCATCCAGGAACTGCGCGACCAGCTGAGCGGCCAATTGCGGACCGCCTTCGTGCCGACCATGGGCAACCTGCACGAAGGCCACCTCTCGCTGATGCGCCTGGCGCGCCGCCATGGCGACCCGGTGGTGGCGTCCATCTTCGTCAACCGACTGCAGTTCGGCCCGAACGAAGACTTCGACAAATACCCGCGCACCTTCCAGGCCGACGTGGAGAAGCTGGAGAAGGAAGGCGTCTACGTGCTCTTCGCGCCGACGGAGAAGGACATGTATCCGGAGCCGCAGGAGTACCGCGTGACGCCGCCGGATGGCCTGGGCAATACGCTGGAAGGCGAATTCCGCCCCGGCTTCTTTACGGGCGTGTGCACGGTGGTGACCAAGCTGTTCTCCTGCGTGCAGCCGCGCGTGGCGGTGTTCGGCAAGAAGGACTACCAGCAGCTCATGATCGTGCGGAACATGACGCGCCAGTTCGCGCTGCCCACCGAAATCATCGGCGCCGAAACCTACCGCGCGGAAGACGGCCTGGCTCTGTCCTCGCGCAATATGTACCTGTCGACGGAAGAACGCGCCGAAGCCCCCGCCCTGTACCGCAGCCTGAACTTCGTGGCCGGTGAAATGCGCGGCGGCCATCTGGACGTGACGCAGCTGGAACGCAAGGCGATGGACGACCTGGCCAAGCGCGGCTGGAAGCCGGACTACATCTCCATCCGCAAGCGCTCCGACCTGCAGGCTCCGAACGCGGGCGACCTGGCGCAAGGCGAACCGCTCGTGGTGCTGGCCGCCGCCAAGCTCGGCACCACCCGCCTCATCGACAACCTGGAAATCTGA
- the metG gene encoding methionine--tRNA ligase has protein sequence MTRKLFVTTALPYANAAFHIGHMMEYIQADIWVRFQRMQREGEGLREVHFVGADDTHGTPIMIAAEKEGITPQEFVAKIAAGRAQYLDGFHIAFDNWYSTDSPENVELSQGIYRKLRDNGLIQTKTVDRFFDPVKGMFLADRNIKGECPKCGAKDQYGDNCEVCGAAYQPTDLVNPYSVFTNATPILKPSEQYFFKLSDPRCFEFLRDWLNTPGRLQPEMVNKVSEWLGEAGEKLADWDISRDAPYFGIPIPDAPGKFFYVWLDAPVGYLASLKNYCAKQGIDYEALLRDPGTEQVHFIGKDIVSFHLLFWPAMLKFSDHPVIDKLKVNVHGHLTVNNEKMSKSRGTGISPLRYLNLGMNPEWLRYYIAFKLNSKVEDLDFTGEDFVARVNSDLIGKYVNIASRCAGFIAKKFDGMLASELSPTAHGWIKRALLNADGAERQASIAANFENREFGKALREIMEIADVTNQYVDENKPWVLAKDPEKTAELHEVCTTALILFRQLTILLSPVLPGVAAQVKSFLNDEKLVWADTELSTGAVFSTMLGRSICAYNHLMTRVDAKMIEDLFDAPNQQAAAAKAAPAAAAPAAAAAPAGIEELAPEIKIDDFLKVDLRIAQIVNCEHVEGSDKLLRLTLDVGEGRHRNVFSGIKSMYKPEDLVGKLTVMVANLAPRKMKFGVSEGMVLAASAADEKADPGIYILNPWPGAKPGMRIR, from the coding sequence ATGACCCGCAAGCTGTTCGTCACCACTGCCCTGCCTTACGCAAACGCCGCCTTCCACATCGGCCACATGATGGAGTACATCCAGGCCGACATCTGGGTCCGTTTCCAGCGAATGCAGCGCGAGGGCGAGGGCCTGCGCGAGGTGCATTTCGTGGGCGCGGACGACACCCACGGCACGCCGATCATGATCGCTGCTGAAAAGGAAGGCATCACGCCCCAGGAATTCGTGGCCAAGATCGCCGCGGGCCGCGCCCAGTACCTGGACGGTTTCCATATCGCCTTCGACAACTGGTATTCGACCGATTCGCCGGAAAACGTGGAGCTCTCCCAGGGCATCTACCGCAAGCTGCGCGACAATGGCCTGATCCAGACGAAGACCGTCGACCGCTTCTTCGACCCGGTGAAGGGCATGTTCCTGGCCGACCGCAATATCAAGGGCGAATGCCCGAAATGCGGCGCCAAGGACCAGTATGGCGACAACTGCGAGGTGTGCGGCGCGGCCTACCAGCCCACCGACCTGGTGAACCCCTATTCCGTGTTTACCAACGCCACACCCATCCTGAAGCCTTCGGAGCAGTACTTCTTCAAGCTCTCCGACCCGCGCTGCTTCGAGTTCCTGCGCGACTGGCTGAACACGCCCGGCCGCCTGCAGCCGGAAATGGTCAACAAGGTGAGCGAATGGCTGGGCGAAGCCGGTGAAAAGCTGGCGGACTGGGACATCTCCCGCGACGCGCCCTACTTCGGCATCCCCATTCCCGACGCGCCGGGCAAGTTCTTCTACGTGTGGCTGGACGCGCCCGTGGGCTACCTGGCTTCGCTGAAGAACTACTGCGCCAAGCAGGGCATCGACTACGAGGCCCTGCTGCGCGATCCCGGCACGGAACAGGTGCACTTCATCGGCAAGGACATCGTCTCCTTCCACCTGCTGTTCTGGCCCGCCATGCTGAAGTTCTCGGATCACCCGGTGATCGACAAGCTGAAAGTGAACGTGCACGGCCACCTCACCGTGAACAACGAGAAGATGTCCAAGTCGCGCGGCACCGGCATTTCGCCGCTGCGCTACCTGAACCTGGGCATGAATCCGGAATGGCTGCGCTACTACATCGCCTTCAAGCTGAACTCCAAGGTGGAAGACCTGGACTTCACGGGCGAGGACTTCGTGGCCCGCGTGAATTCGGACCTGATCGGCAAGTACGTGAACATCGCCAGCCGCTGCGCCGGCTTCATCGCCAAGAAGTTCGACGGCATGCTCGCCTCCGAGCTCTCGCCGACCGCGCACGGCTGGATCAAGCGCGCGCTGCTGAACGCCGACGGCGCCGAGCGCCAGGCCTCCATCGCCGCCAACTTCGAGAACCGCGAGTTCGGCAAGGCCCTGCGCGAGATCATGGAGATCGCCGACGTCACCAACCAGTACGTGGACGAGAACAAGCCCTGGGTGCTGGCCAAGGACCCGGAAAAGACCGCCGAACTGCACGAAGTGTGCACCACGGCCCTGATCCTGTTCCGCCAGCTCACCATCCTGCTGTCGCCAGTGCTGCCGGGCGTCGCCGCCCAGGTGAAGAGCTTCCTGAACGACGAGAAGCTGGTGTGGGCCGATACCGAGCTGTCCACCGGCGCCGTCTTCAGCACCATGCTGGGCCGCTCGATCTGCGCCTATAACCACCTGATGACGCGCGTTGACGCCAAGATGATCGAAGATCTGTTCGACGCGCCGAACCAGCAGGCCGCCGCCGCGAAAGCCGCTCCGGCAGCCGCTGCCCCCGCCGCCGCTGCGGCGCCCGCAGGCATCGAGGAGCTCGCCCCCGAAATCAAGATCGACGACTTCCTGAAGGTGGACCTGCGCATCGCCCAGATCGTGAACTGCGAACACGTGGAAGGCTCGGACAAGCTGCTGCGCCTGACGCTCGACGTGGGCGAAGGCCGCCACCGCAACGTCTTCTCCGGCATCAAATCCATGTACAAGCCGGAAGACCTGGTGGGCAAGCTGACCGTGATGGTCGCCAACCTGGCTCCGCGCAAGATGAAGTTCGGCGTGTCGGAAGGCATGGTGCTGGCCGCCTCGGCAGCCGATGAAAAGGCGGATCCGGGCATCTACATCCTGAATCCATGGCCTGGCGCCAAGCCGGGCATGCGTATCCGCTAA
- a CDS encoding helix-turn-helix domain-containing protein — protein MNDHFDPYVLNVLMPDLVGHDRSPAAFVVYLYLLGKANRARRDTVSASLQTIATETGLSKSAVQIALRRLKRRGLLDASVTATVTDPVRRVLQPWLRLRRS, from the coding sequence ATGAACGACCATTTCGATCCCTACGTGCTGAACGTGCTGATGCCCGACCTGGTGGGGCATGACCGCAGTCCTGCCGCCTTTGTCGTCTACCTGTATTTATTGGGGAAAGCGAACCGCGCCCGGCGCGATACGGTGTCGGCAAGCCTTCAGACCATTGCCACCGAAACGGGATTGTCGAAATCCGCGGTGCAGATCGCGTTGCGCCGCCTGAAGCGGCGCGGCCTGCTGGATGCGTCGGTGACGGCAACCGTCACCGATCCTGTGCGGCGCGTGCTGCAGCCGTGGCTGCGGCTGCGCCGTTCCTAG
- a CDS encoding GNAT family N-acetyltransferase, translating to MNIVVREAATDDAQLLAALTRAAWANKVAVTSSGHRETAVKCAEDLRLGGGFILLADNIPVGSVRWLPVESEPHIWEILRMGVIPEYRGHHLSQHLLEAVIHHGLLSDIEELRLAARADQPQLIDFYTAFGFELAPELEYSHANPLEPAPLVMRRVLRP from the coding sequence GTGAATATCGTAGTGCGGGAGGCGGCCACTGACGATGCTCAGTTATTGGCCGCCCTCACCCGCGCTGCGTGGGCGAATAAGGTCGCCGTCACCTCCAGCGGACATCGCGAAACCGCCGTCAAATGCGCAGAGGATTTGCGCCTTGGCGGCGGTTTTATTTTATTGGCCGATAATATTCCCGTGGGTTCGGTGCGCTGGCTGCCGGTCGAATCCGAGCCGCATATCTGGGAGATATTAAGGATGGGCGTTATTCCCGAATATCGCGGCCACCATTTATCCCAGCATTTACTGGAAGCCGTGATCCACCACGGCCTGCTTTCCGATATCGAAGAGCTGCGCCTTGCCGCCCGTGCGGACCAGCCCCAGCTGATCGACTTCTACACCGCCTTCGGCTTCGAGCTCGCTCCCGAGCTGGAGTACAGCCACGCCAATCCCCTCGAACCGGCGCCGCTCGTCATGCGCCGCGTTCTCAGGCCCTGA
- a CDS encoding EAL and HDOD domain-containing protein, producing MHQTQFLVREPLLDPQQRVVGYELRWQHQTGAPYTQAELEDLVSFVAGQVCDEERGWLLRDKTLFLQAVPAMLSTDALHTLPPQHTVLSIRTAELANPDTLAAVQALRAGGVGILLREADLARVGSRLGTIASYVEVRFSGADVASQARTYAALKQSNLRMVGRPVTTWADFDACAALGLDAFVGKLHLTPRPGSDGAGMNPAQTIILQLMQMVNANADIAQLESVLKRDAALSYKLLRHINSAGFGAGREIQSLKQAITLLGYQPLYRWLTVLLATASTSGYSPVLLETAVVRGRLAELLAQKPLGKAEAENVFVAGMFSLLDRLLGISMEEVLQTIQLSDEVQKALLERGGKYGPYLALAEACELNSSLVSSMAASLNLPPAEINKAHLSALAWTQNITA from the coding sequence ATGCACCAAACCCAATTTCTTGTCCGTGAGCCGTTGCTGGATCCGCAGCAGCGCGTCGTCGGCTACGAACTGCGCTGGCAGCACCAGACCGGCGCCCCCTACACCCAGGCCGAGCTGGAAGACCTGGTGAGCTTCGTCGCAGGCCAGGTCTGCGACGAAGAGCGGGGCTGGCTGCTGCGCGACAAGACCCTTTTCCTGCAAGCCGTGCCGGCCATGCTGTCCACGGACGCCCTGCATACCCTGCCGCCGCAGCACACGGTGCTGTCGATCCGCACCGCGGAACTGGCCAACCCCGATACGCTGGCGGCCGTGCAGGCCCTGCGCGCGGGCGGCGTGGGCATCCTGCTGCGCGAAGCCGACCTGGCGCGCGTGGGCAGCCGCCTGGGCACCATCGCCTCCTACGTGGAAGTGCGCTTCTCGGGCGCGGACGTCGCCTCGCAGGCGCGCACCTATGCGGCGCTCAAGCAGTCCAACCTGCGCATGGTGGGGCGCCCCGTCACCACCTGGGCCGACTTCGACGCCTGCGCGGCACTGGGCCTGGACGCCTTCGTCGGCAAGCTGCACCTGACGCCGCGCCCCGGCAGCGACGGCGCGGGCATGAACCCGGCCCAGACCATCATCCTGCAGCTGATGCAGATGGTGAACGCGAACGCCGACATCGCCCAGCTGGAAAGCGTGCTGAAACGCGACGCCGCCCTGTCCTACAAGCTGCTGCGCCACATTAACTCGGCAGGCTTTGGCGCGGGGCGCGAAATCCAGTCCCTGAAGCAGGCCATCACGCTGCTGGGCTACCAGCCGCTCTACCGCTGGCTCACCGTGCTGCTGGCCACCGCCAGCACGAGCGGCTATTCGCCCGTGCTGCTGGAAACGGCCGTGGTGCGCGGCCGCCTGGCCGAGCTGCTGGCCCAGAAGCCGCTGGGCAAGGCCGAGGCGGAGAATGTGTTCGTGGCGGGCATGTTCTCCCTGCTGGACCGCCTGCTCGGCATCAGCATGGAAGAAGTGCTGCAGACCATCCAGCTCTCCGACGAAGTGCAGAAAGCGCTGCTGGAGCGGGGCGGCAAGTACGGCCCCTACCTGGCGCTGGCCGAGGCCTGCGAGCTCAATTCCAGCCTCGTATCCTCGATGGCGGCCTCGCTCAACCTGCCGCCCGCCGAGATCAACAAGGCCCACCTCTCGGCACTGGCCTGGACCCAGAACATTACCGCATGA
- a CDS encoding DVUA0089 family protein — MQKLLCLLCLLVSAALARGGEISATGQMPAGDPNAVVLLGFRLLADGDLHFQTYGYGGSASAPGGVNAAGQAVAPGGFDPYLSLFLGLGPGATFLASNDDGACPPGTAAPACADSTLDLLNVPAGYYTLALTLPFNFSFAENLGSGTLGDGFIGLDASFSDGACGGVCSSVYAFDIVSNSELVAVPAPATLLLVLAGLLLLARPIHKGAPK, encoded by the coding sequence ATGCAAAAACTCCTGTGTCTTCTTTGCCTTCTGGTATCGGCGGCCCTGGCGCGCGGCGGAGAGATCTCGGCCACCGGCCAGATGCCCGCCGGCGACCCGAATGCGGTGGTGCTCCTGGGTTTCCGCCTGCTCGCCGATGGCGACCTGCATTTCCAGACCTACGGCTACGGCGGCAGCGCATCCGCTCCCGGCGGCGTCAATGCCGCAGGCCAGGCCGTTGCCCCCGGCGGCTTCGATCCCTACCTGTCGCTTTTCCTGGGCCTTGGGCCAGGCGCCACCTTCCTCGCCTCGAACGACGACGGCGCCTGCCCGCCCGGCACGGCGGCTCCCGCGTGCGCCGATTCCACGCTCGACCTGCTGAATGTGCCCGCCGGCTATTACACGCTGGCGCTGACCTTGCCCTTCAACTTCTCCTTTGCGGAGAACCTGGGCAGCGGCACCCTGGGCGACGGCTTCATCGGGCTCGATGCCAGCTTCTCCGATGGCGCCTGCGGCGGCGTGTGCAGCAGCGTCTACGCCTTCGACATTGTTTCCAACAGTGAGCTGGTGGCGGTGCCCGCGCCAGCCACGCTTTTGCTGGTGCTGGCCGGGCTGCTCCTGCTGGCGCGGCCAATTCACAAGGGAGCTCCGAAATGA
- a CDS encoding DUF3460 family protein has translation MKLFFKQHRMYESDHTKFIKSLKDQNPSMEEGQRQGRSLLWDKAPLSLEERARQQQSAIKQQAYVYQTKV, from the coding sequence ATGAAACTCTTCTTTAAACAGCACCGCATGTACGAGTCGGACCACACCAAGTTCATCAAATCGCTGAAGGACCAGAATCCGTCCATGGAAGAAGGCCAGCGCCAGGGCCGCTCCCTGCTGTGGGACAAGGCGCCGCTGTCGCTCGAAGAGCGCGCTCGCCAGCAGCAGTCCGCCATCAAGCAGCAAGCCTACGTCTACCAGACCAAGGTCTGA
- the apbC gene encoding iron-sulfur cluster carrier protein ApbC: protein MSTTVEDVKAALSQVIDPNTGKDFVTSKAVRNLKTENGDISLDIELGYPARSQIDALRTSVLAALQPLAGSGKIHLNVYSKIISHTVQRGLKPLANVKNIIAVASGKGGVGKSTTAVNLALALAAEGANVGILDADIYGPSQPMMLGVSGRPMSNDGKTMEPMEGHGIQVSSIGFLIDPDEPMVWRGPMVTQALQQLLDQTNWRDLDYLIVDMPPGTGDIQLTLSQKVPVTGAVIVTTPQDIALLDARKGLKMFEKVGIPILGVVENMSTHICSNCGHTEEIFGAGGGEKMCADFGVSFLGKLPLKMAIREQTDSGKPTVVADPDSPVTATYKEIARKVAVSIAEKAKDMSSKFPSIVIKHD from the coding sequence ATGAGCACCACGGTAGAAGACGTCAAGGCAGCGCTGTCCCAAGTGATCGACCCGAATACGGGCAAGGATTTCGTCACTTCCAAGGCGGTGCGCAACCTGAAAACGGAAAACGGCGACATTTCGCTGGATATCGAGCTTGGCTACCCGGCCCGCAGCCAGATCGACGCGCTGCGCACCAGTGTGCTGGCCGCGCTCCAGCCCCTGGCGGGCAGCGGCAAGATTCACCTGAACGTCTACAGCAAGATCATTTCGCACACCGTGCAGCGCGGCCTGAAGCCGCTGGCCAATGTGAAGAACATCATTGCCGTCGCCTCGGGCAAGGGCGGCGTGGGCAAATCCACCACCGCCGTGAACCTGGCGCTGGCGCTGGCGGCGGAAGGCGCGAACGTGGGCATTCTCGACGCCGACATCTACGGCCCCTCGCAGCCGATGATGCTGGGCGTGAGCGGGCGGCCCATGTCCAACGACGGCAAGACGATGGAGCCGATGGAAGGCCATGGCATCCAGGTCTCCTCGATCGGCTTCCTGATCGATCCGGACGAACCGATGGTGTGGCGCGGACCCATGGTCACCCAGGCCCTGCAGCAGCTGCTGGACCAGACCAACTGGCGCGACCTGGACTACCTGATCGTGGACATGCCGCCGGGGACGGGCGATATCCAGCTCACGCTGTCGCAGAAAGTGCCGGTGACAGGCGCCGTGATCGTGACCACGCCGCAGGACATCGCCCTGCTGGACGCGCGCAAGGGCCTGAAGATGTTCGAGAAGGTCGGCATTCCGATCCTGGGCGTGGTGGAGAACATGAGCACCCATATCTGCTCGAACTGCGGCCATACCGAGGAGATATTCGGTGCAGGCGGCGGCGAGAAGATGTGCGCCGACTTCGGCGTGTCCTTCCTCGGCAAGCTGCCGCTGAAGATGGCGATCCGCGAGCAGACCGATTCCGGCAAGCCCACCGTGGTGGCGGATCCGGACAGCCCGGTGACCGCGACCTACAAGGAGATCGCGCGCAAGGTTGCAGTGAGCATTGCCGAGAAGGCGAAGGACATGAGCAGCAAGTTCCCGAGCATCGTCATCAAGCACGACTAG